From Onychostoma macrolepis isolate SWU-2019 chromosome 05, ASM1243209v1, whole genome shotgun sequence, one genomic window encodes:
- the man1b1b gene encoding mannosidase, alpha, class 1B, member 1b, with protein sequence MLPPSKRDFVSLTLSESGSYTNSKQWRRQSCWRKWKQLSRLQRSLILFTLMLLLVCGIATSPTLIGHWRDGVVGENVYDGKQPFVVNLKNEYKSILPEPPSEKKDYHRRGPPVLQNRLQTKTNVSGLLGVENQGPDLKNENKGSEEGKPIISWRGAVIEEEQASDTDTKDTEIQDETASLALAESRLEAVREAFRHAWKGYKNFAWGHDELKPVSKSYGEWFGLGLTLIDALDTMWILDLKEEFAEAREWVARELSFDKNVDVNLFESTIRILGGLLSTYHLTGDSMFLEKAKDIGYRLMPAFNTASKIPYSDVNIGKGTAHSPQWTSDSTVAEVTSIQLEFRELSRLTGDPKYKLAVMEVMKQVHKLDGKQDGLVPMFINTNNGLFTHQGIYTLGARADSYYEYLLKQWIQGGKAENELLDDYLLAVEGVKKNLLKKSTPSGLTFVGELSHGHFSPKMDHLVCFLPGTLALGAHYGLPADHMELAKQLMETCYQMYTQMETGLSPEIAHFNMHEGSIQDVDVKIADRHNLLRPETVESLFYMYRFTKDKKYQQWGWEILQNFNKYTRVPTGGYTSINNVRDPANPSTRDKMESFFLGETLKYFYLLFSNDPNLISLDKYIFNTEAHPLPIWPQAE encoded by the exons ATGCTGCCTCCATCAAAAAGGGATTTTGTGTCTCTGACTCTCAGCGAAAGTGGCAGCTACACCAACAGCAAGCAGTGGCGCCGGCAGTCCTGCTGGAGG AAATGGAAACAGCTGTCCAGATTGCAGCGCAGCCTGATCCTGTTTACACTCATGCTGTTGTTGGTTTGTGGAATTGCCACATCTCCCACTCTCATAGGGCACTGGAGAG ATGGTGTGGTAGGGGAGAACGTGTACGATGGAAAACAGCCATTTGTTGTCAACCTGAAAAATGAGTACAAATCCATTCTTCCTGAGCCGCCCTCTGAG aaaaaggaCTACCATAGACGTGGTCCTCCTGTCTTGCAGAACCGTTTGCAAACCAAAACAAATGTTTCGGGTCTGTTGGGAGTTGAAAATCAGGGACCGGACCTGAAGAATGAAAATAAAGGATCTGAAGAAGGAAAGCCAATCATTAG TTGGCGTGGAGCTGTGATAGAAGAAGAACAGGCATCTGATACTGACACCAAAGACACAGAAATCCAAGACGAGACGGCTTCATTAGCACTTG CTGAGAGCAGGCTGGAGGCTGTGAGAGAAGCTTTTAGACATGCCTGGAAGGGTTACAAGAACTTTGCTTGGGGTCACGATGAGCTAAAACCAGTCTCTAAATCATATGGAGAGTGGTTTGGACTTGGGCTGACCCTGATTGATGCTCTGGACACCATGTGGATCTTGGATCTCAAAGAGG AGTTTGCAGAGGCTAGGGAGTGGGTGGCCAGAGAGCTCTCCTTCGATAAGAACGTGGATGTTAATCTGTTCGAGAGCACCATTCGTATACTGGGTGGCCTTCTGAGTACTTACCATCTGACCGGAGACTCCATGTTTCTGGAGAAAGCT AAAGATATTGGTTACAGACTAATGCCTGCCTTCAACACTGCCTCAAAAATCCCCTATTCGGATGTGAATATTGGGAAGGGGACAGCTCATTCTCCGCAATGGACTTCAGACAGTACCGTAGCTGAGGTCACTAGCATTCAGCTAGAATTCAGAGAGCTCAGTCGACTTACTGGAGATCCCAAATATAAG CTGGCTGTAATGGAGGTGATGAAGCAGGTGCATAAATTGGATGGAAAGCAAGATGGGTTAGTGCCGATGTTTATCAATACCAACAACGGGCTGTTCACCCATCAGGGCATTTACACGCTGGGTGCCAGGGCTGACAGCTACTATGAGTACCTACTGAAGCAGTGGATACAAGGAGGCAAGGCAGAGAACGA atTGCTGGATGACTACCTGCTGGCTGTGGAAGGCGTGAAGAAGAACCTGCTGAAGAAGTCTACTCCTTCTGGCCTTACATTTGTAGGAGAGCTTTCCCATGGCCACTTCAGTCCCAAAATG GACCACTTGGTTTGTTTCCTGCCTGGCACACTTGCGCTGGGGGCACATTATGGCCTTCCTGCTGATCACATGGAACTGGCAAAACAGCTGATGGAGACTTGCTACCAGATGTACACCCAGATGGAGACAGGTCTGAGCCCGGAGATAGCTCATTTCAACATGCATGAGGGCAGCATACAGGATGTAGATGTAAAG ATTGCAGACCGACACAACCTTCTGCGGCCAGAGACTGTAGAGAGCCTCTTCTACATGTACAGATTCACCAAGGATAAGAAGTACCAGCAGTGGGGCTGGGAGATCCTACAGAACTTCAATAAGTACACAAGG GTTCCCACCGGAGGTTATACGTCCATAAACAACGTCCGTGACCCGGCCAATCCCAGCACTCGAGACAAGATGGAGAGCTTCTTCCTGGGTGAGACACTCAAATACTTCTACCTGCTGTTTTCCAATGACCCCAATCTTATCAGCTTAGACAAGTACATCTTCAACACTGAGGCCCATCCTCTGCCCATATGGCCACAAGCAGAGTGA